AATGCCGGCAGTCCTTCGATGTGTTCGAGGACCTTCGCCTCCGCGGACGCGGGCAGGGAGCTGCGCGGAGTGGTTCCGGCGAGGTCTGCGCGGATTCCCTGCGAGATCTTGGCGAGCCGCATTCCGAGGGTGCGCACGAGGAGGTCGGGCCCGGGCCGTAGCGGCTGCCCACCGGCGGCGACGTAGGCACCGACGGACTGACGCATGCGCTCAGTGTCCGGCGCCGGCCGCCCGTGCTTGGCGAACGAGGTCAGCACGTGTGCGGCTTCTAGGTTGGCGCTGTCCGGGCCGGCGACGTCCCAGTCGATGAGCACCGGTCGCGCTCCTCGACCGTGCAGGACCATCAGCACATTCCACGGCTCGAAGTCCCGGTGTGTCTGCACGTGCGGGCCGGTCGCGGCGAAGACATCGGTGACGCGGACGGACAGGTCGAGGATCAGCCGGAGGTGATGGTTTAGCGCCGGCACCCAGGCCCGGTTGGTGGCGCCGCCCTTCTGGAGCCATTCGTGCCAGTCGGCTGACGCCACCTCGGGGAACTGGTTGTACCACCAGGTCGGCGCCGGAACCTCGGCCAGCGGCGGCTCGAGGTGCTGGATGCGGGCGAGCGTCTCGCCGAGCCAGTCGGCGATGTCGTCGTCGGGTGCGAGCGGCCGATGCGGCAGGAAGGGATAGGCGCGGAAGATCCCGAGCCCGTCGATCTGCGCGGCGGCACCGAACTGCGCTGTCCGTGGCGGTACCGGGCTGGGTGAATCGATGCCCGCAGCCAACGCCCGCTGCTCGAGTCGCATCGCGGCGTCCAGCGTCACCCGCCAGGGCAGTTCGGATCCCTTCCAGAACCGCTTGACGAGCACCGGGCCGGAGG
The Mycobacteriales bacterium DNA segment above includes these coding regions:
- a CDS encoding phosphotransferase, translated to SGPVLVKRFWKGSELPWRVTLDAAMRLEQRALAAGIDSPSPVPPRTAQFGAAAQIDGLGIFRAYPFLPHRPLAPDDDIADWLGETLARIQHLEPPLAEVPAPTWWYNQFPEVASADWHEWLQKGGATNRAWVPALNHHLRLILDLSVRVTDVFAATGPHVQTHRDFEPWNVLMVLHGRGARPVLIDWDVAGPDSANLEAAHVLTSFAKHGRPAPDTERMRQSVGAYVAAGGQPLRPGPDLLVRTLGMRLAKISQGIRADLAGTTPRSSLPASAEAKVLEHIEGLPALIAETTGWAGGFPRH